The nucleotide window AGCGGCACTCGTAGATGCCTGTGTTGAGGACCGCGAAGCGCTCCTCGAGGCGGCGAGGGTCGAGCTTCTTCTCGTCTTCTGAGGGTGATGGCTCAGGGGAGCTGCTGGTGTCGTCTGGTTGGGAGGAGAGGGGCTTGTCCTCCTTCGAGACATCGACGGAGGACACGGCAAAGTGTAGGTGTGGCGAAGGTTTAATGGGGTAGGCGGAAACCTTGGAAGTGAGGCAGGGAAGAGGAAGGCTGGTTTTGGTGGGCTTGGAGGAGTGGAGGTGGTGGAAAGGGAAGGCCAGTCTTGCTGTTGCTGAAGccatttcttcttctttgtctCTCGTCTCTTCTCTGTCTGAATTTGTTTGATCAAAGGATTGAGGAGAGAATTCTCGAAGGGACAGGGGAATCCATTGCAAGCATATGCTCTATGCTTcagtggaagagagagagagagagagagaaagagagagagaggagaaagagCTGGATAAGGTGGTGAGGTCATGAACTCTACGCACCACCAGTCGATTTCCATGGACGCGGGACGGGGGGACCGGATCAGCTGCACACCACAGACTCCAGGTAAACCACACCCTCCGCTAACCAAGCGACACGTAGACACGTTTGGGGAAGCCGAAGTGCCGACTCAATCCCGGTACTGGCTCGTGGTACCCGCTCGGGATCCTGTGCCTCGGTTTCACGCCACCAATCTGGAAACGTATTTTCGATTAGCGATCGTGAATCGTGGACCCCAAGGATGTAGACCAATGGAAATGTTCTCTTCTCTGTTCGGTGACTCTAGAGGAACAGGTCAACATGTCGTCTTTTGGGGGGAATACCATCACTGTAAGAGTTCTTTGGTGTTTTACCCAATCTTTCTTTTGCTAATTAAGGTATCTATAAGAGTACTTCGATGTTGGACTAAATCTTCAGTGGAAAATGTAAGCAGGAAACAGAAAATATTGAAAGCTGCTTGTGATGATCATCTAACATATTCTCTCTAAAAATATAATGTTTTCATACAAAGGGTACACATGTTGGATGACAGGAGCATGGCATACTTAGAATTAGTGACATGGATTACAGCTTCGCATACTTCTTGATAGTCTCTGCATAGTCCTCGACGGAATGAGGCGCTTGTCGATAGCATAACAGAGTGACCTTCGATGTCGATAACAATGCTTTGCTTCCCGAGGGAGAAGGGTCAATCTTCCTTATCTGCACCTCCCAAACCTTCTTAACATCAACAACCATGCTAGCAACGCTTAGTGGATCAATTATCATGTCAACAAATCATCACAAACGATTAGCATGCACTGATGAAAATATTACTGCCAAGAAAACCTTAATTGCTTTACAGTCTGCCTTTAGGTATCTCTGGACTGAAAACTTTAGATTTGGTCCTTTTTCTAGCATAGTTTGTAGCAGCTTGATGTCACTATGGTAGAGAATCTTATTACCAGGGCTTCGCAAGACACCAGTTGATGCTTCACACACAATGCATGTTTTGTTTTATGACCTGCAATTCCTTgaacttatttgatctcttaagaaGTTATTTCTTGTCACATAAGAGTTCCTTTTTGTTTGTTGGGCATGGGAGAAAGGAGAGGAGTAAGGTCAGAAAGGACGATCATTGTTACAATTGGCATGAAAAAAATGGTGGATTGAACAATCATTTTCATTTTTGGAAACATGAAGATAAGATGAGACTTTGTTTCTTTTGTTTATAGGAAACATTGTGATGTGCATTGGTCTCATTGCTGTCATTGGGTGATGCCATATGAATTGTTGTCTCAAAGGGAATATACAAACAGTCAATCAACACCCATCACACAATCAATCAATCAACGCTCACCACACAAGCGCCACATAAGGCCCATGGAAGGAAAAAGCCTGCCACCCACTTGTCCGAATGGACAGGAGTCCAAGGGACAACTCGAGACGATTATAAACCACCTCTCAAATGGAATATTCTTCATGGGTCCATGAGTAGCTCGGGCAATTACAAATAGCCTCTCCTATAAAATATTCATGAGAATATTTTATCTCTCCAATGTCAAGTATAAAAACACACCCTCAACTCCAAGTAGAGAGGCGTTGAAATCAAGAACATAAATCCACAAAAAATGACCTCAGAACTAACTTGAGTGTAGGAGGGACTAGCTCGAGAAGCCTCTCCTAACTTCGATCTTTGTGCAAGATCGAACAATCCTACACATAAGAATTAGGGCCACGATGGGTTGACAAATACGTCAATGATATTTTCCCCAAATATTTTGGCATTAGAGGAAGGGCCCGATATCATAGGAGAGTCTGTGAGTCGACCCTGTCAATGAACTCTCGGGTGAGGAGGCTCCGCCCCCAACTCATAGCACTTTTGTTCAAACAGGGCAGCAACCACCCCTTCGCTACGTGGATGCATCCACTTTGATGCAAATACATATGCAACCGATGCAATACTGGCACCCATTCAGTGACCCGAGACTCTCGCCCCTAGGAGTGTCACAGGGCTATGTACTCATCCCTCACTTAGCATTCTTGAACCTCACTTAGTAAGTGCAAGCTTTAGTCGACATGATGCAGGTTGTTGCCCCAGTTATGCGCTAGCTAGCCCAacaagcgatgccaccacctcaACCGTGGTTGGCAACTCAACAACCATCGCCATCGACATCCGTTGGGGTCCCCCACCCGACGAGTTGCCAACATCCTATGGGCATTTGAGGCCCACCGAACCACCGGTCGAGGGAGCGCCTTGCTCCCCGACGATGGAATTCAGTAGACCGCCCCACCACTGGCCTACTCCGCTCGAAACCGAGACCCACTCAACCGATTTAATAGACAACTCTTTGAGGATCCAACTATAGCAAATGGACTAGCGTTTGGAAGAGATGCATTGGTCACCATTTATCCAGGAGTGAGGGGCAAGTCTACCCCACCTCACGTCGTTCACCATTTATCTAGGACATCTAGGAGGAGTTGATCCCAACAAACTTTTGCCTCCCATTTGACGATGTTACTGGCCTAGTGGAGCACGTCGTTGCCTCCTGGGCACAAATGTCACTATATGACACTTCGAATACCCTAATGAGCTGTAACTTCTCGACCACCTTAAGAGACCTGACAAGAGAGTGGTATGCTCGTCTAAAACCGCTCTCCATTAGCTGCTTTGGTTAACTTACAAAAGAGTTCGAGCTCCACTTCCTCGGGAATGTGTGCTCGAGGCCATCGACAACGATGCTTCTCGAGCTCAGACAAGGCAAGGAGGAGACACTCTCGGACTTCGTCACCCAATTCACCAACGAGATTCGAGGTGTGGATAATACTCACCCGTTGCTCATGATCTAGTCCTTTATAATGGGACTGATGCCCTCTCACCTCTTTTGGTCATTGGTGGAGAGGACAACGGTGACAATCCCCAAGGTACTTCAAAGGGCTAATTAATACATTCTCATCGATGCAATGGTCTCGGGTAAGCATGGAGAGCCTCACAAGAGACCTAGGCAGAAGCGACCATAATCTGCCCCCGTCTTGAGGTCACCACAACGGAGAAGTGAACAACCCGACCTGCCTCGCCCGAGGTCCAAACTGACCCTCGTGAACTTGACCAGGACTGAAATTTTTTTACATTTAAAAGAATTGGGCCTACTGAAAAACCCACGACCGATGAGGACTCTACTGAAGAAAAGAGACAGATCCAAATACTATCGTATCTACTTGCATTATGGCCATGGCACAAAGGACTATCATGATTTAAAAGAACAAATTGAATATCTTATTTGTCAAGAGCACCTTGGGTGGTTCATCCGAAGACATTAGGAGCCATCACCTTGGTCTCATAGGCCAATTGAAAGGCAGATCGATGTCACCATCGGTGAACCAACCTCGGGAGGAGATAGCACCTCGAGTTGCAAAGCTTATGCCTGAGCCACAATTGGGAAGCACCCCAGGACTAGGACAACCAAGAAATAACTTTTAGAGAGGGAAAGAAAAAGTGCCTCGACTCGAACCACGATGACGCCTTAGTGGTCTCCATGAGAATGGTCAATGCTTGGGTAAAAAGGTTCGTGATTGATACAAGTAGCTCTGTTGACATCCTCTACTTCGACACCTTTCAAAACTTGGGTTCTCGACTAATAACCTCACCTCTACGGCTTCTTCATTGACGAGATTCACGGGTGACTCAATCTCCCCTCACGAGACCATGAGCCTACATGTCACGTTTGGAGACGAACTATGCTCCAAAACAATTATGACCAAGTTCATGGTCGTCAACATCCCCTTAACATACAACGCCATCATAGGCCGACATACGTTGAATAGGATATCGGTAGTGGTGTCGACCTATCACATGATTATGAAGTTCCCGACCAACACCAACATTGGAAAATTGAGGAGCAACCCGAGGGAGTCCCATTGGTGCCACCTCACAATGATCTCCTTACCAAAGAAGGTCCGACCTGAGGTACCACCTACATACCCTCGAGATTCCGCCAAATCTTATCTACACCCGAAAACGATGGAGTCGTTAATTAAAACACCCCTGGACAAGGCCCATCCAGATCTGGTCGTCAAGGACGAGGCAAGGTTACCCAACGAGAAGCGAGGACAACTTATCAGCTTCCTCAGAGAGAACATCGAGGTGTTTGCATGGTCGCCAAGAGATATGTCAAGAATTGATGCGAGTGTGGCCCAACGTCGCTTGAACATCTCCTTAGAGGCATGGCCAATCAAACAAAAGCCTCACAAGTTTGCTCCCGACTACCAACAAGCAATTAGCAACAAAGTAGACAAGTTGTTAGGAGTGGGGTTTATTACCGAGGTGCAGTACCTGTAGTGGCTCGCCAATGTTGTACTTGTCAAGAAGTCAAATAGAAACCGAAGAATGTGTGTTGACTATATTGATCTTAACAAGGCGTGTCCAAAGGATAACTATCCACTCCCTCGGGTTGATCAATTGATCAACGCCACCTTAGGTCATGAGCTCCTCATATTTATGAATGCATTCTTGGGGCATAACCAAATATGGATGGCACTAGAAGATTGGgaacacatccttcatcatcgacCAAAGCACTACTGCTACCGAGTCATGCCATTTAGATTGAAAAACATAGGGGCAACATATTAAAGGATGGTGAATAAAATGTTCAAGCACCAGATCGAGAGAAATGTTGATAGTTAAGAGCAAAAAGACTAACTCATATTTGGCAGACTTGGCTGAGAGATTCTAAATCTTAAAGAGGTGCAACATGCGTCTTAATCTGACTAAGTGCACTTTCGGagtcaacttaggaaaattccttAGGTTCATCGTGTACTAGAAGGGGATAGATGCAAACCTCAAAAAGGTACAAGCAATATTGGAGATGCATCCACCCCATTTGATCAAAGAAATTCAACAACTAACAAGGCGAATGGTGGCACTCAATTGGTTCCTATCCCAATTTAGTGATAAGTGCCTACCCTTTTTTTGATCCCTTATTAACTCGAAGGGTTTCTTGTGCACCGAGGAATGCTAGGAGGCTTTTGAAAGACTAAAGTACCACTCGCCCAACTACCGTAGCTCTTCTCCACCTCGGGAGAGACCCTCAGTCTCTACCTTGCTACCACCATCTTGGCAATTAGCTTCGTGCTAGTTCAAGATAATGCGAGAGTTCAAAAGTCTATTTATTATGTTAGCCACGTCCTAATGCGAGAGTTCAAAAGTCTATTTGCTCTAGTGCTTGCAGCGAGAAAGCTTCGCCCATACTTTCAAGCACATGTCACATAGGTCATCACCAACCAGCCACTCCGACAAGTTCTGTCTCGGTTTGTCATCTCAGAGCAACTACTAAAATGGTCCGTAGAGCTGAGCGAGTTCGACATATGGTATGCGCCGAGGATTGCCATAAAAGCATAGTTGGCAAATCTTATCTCGGAGCTGACTCCCCCATTCGAAGATGGTAGTAATAGCCCCAATGGCATGGATACTATTTATCAATGGCTCAGCCACTTTGGAGAGGGGCAATGTCGGCCTCCTCTTGAAGAGCCCGAACCAACAAGTGTATGAGCAAGTCCTCCGATTCGAGTTCAAAATTTCCAACAACGAAGCCGAGTACAAGGCACTCATCTCGAGGCTCTGACTCGCTTGAGCACTCTTAAGTCTAAGACCTAACTGTGTTTAGTGACTTAGAATTAGTTGTGAGCCAAGTAGAGAGGAGTTACGAAGCCCGAGATGCAATCATGGCAAAGTACCTCGCCAAGGTGCAAAGATTAGCTCACAACTTCTCTTGACTCCATGTGTTTTGGGTTCCCCATAAAGAAAATACCTAGGCTAATGTGCTCGTCTGATTGGCATCCACCCAGACTCCAGAACAAAGCTGGCCGCTGGTTGAGACGCTATCCACCTAAACCATTTAGAAGCTCGACGTGGCTATGATCGAGGAGGAACCGAGCTAGATGAACTAGATCCTATGCTACAAAAAAGATAGGACGCTCCCAATTAACCTCGTAGCAACCCGAAGAGTCAAGCACCACCAACTATGGTATTGCCTAATCAATGATCACCTGTTTTGTAGGTCCTTCAACCAACTGCTCCTCAGATGCTTAACTCTCCTAGAGGTTGAGACGGTGCTTGCCAAGGTGCATGAGAGTATCTATGGAGAGCACATCGACAAATGGACTCTCACCTTTAAGGTGCTACGGTAGGGGTTCTACTAGCCCACATTACGTAAAGATGCAATTTCTTATGCCTACAAGTACCATAGGTGCTAAGGGTTTGCTTTGATACCATGTTGACCTGCAGTCCCCTTGAGCCCGATCGATTGTAGGTGGCTATTCGCCTAGTGGGGTATGGACCTCCACGAGTCCTTCTCATTGGCCTTGAGCCAACGAAGGTTCTTCATCGTGTGAGTAGATCACTTCACGAAGTGGGTAAAAGCCAAGCCACTGGCATCAATAATCGAGAAATAAGTCGAAGGATTTGTATGGAAGAATATTATCACCCACTTAGGGACCCTGAAAGCCCTTATCATCGATAATAGGACTCAATTCAACAACCCAAAATTCAAGGAGTTTTGCTAGTCTTACGGGATTCATCTAAGATTCAGCTCGGTGGCTCATCCTTAAACCAACGATTTTGCCGAGGTTACCAACCAAGCCATTTTCGAAGGTCTCAAGAAGCAAGTCATCGGATCAAAGGGTCTCTGGGTGGACGAGTTGCCGAGAATCTTATGAACCTCTTGGATGACACCTAAGATCGGGTTAAGAGAATCATTATTCAACTTAGTTTTTGGTACTGAGGCTGTTCTGCCACCCGAGATAGTCTTCTCGACACCTCGTGTCGAAAACTTCGATGAGGAAGCCTTTGAGGTAGAACTTCGAGTCGAACTTGACCTAGTCAGCAAGACCTGAGCAACTACACACCTACGAATGTCGAGGTACAAAAAGGCAGTGGCCAAGCTCTACGACCGAAATGTCCGGCTCGGGGGAATTCAGCTAAGATACCTGGTGCTCTGCAAGGCCGAGATAAGTGACCCAACCTGATCTCGAGGGAAGCTGGCGCCTAACTAGGAAGGACTATATCAAGTCGTCGAAGTCGTTTGAGATGAGACATATCATCTGGTGTTGCCGAGAACATGGCACATTCCAAACTTGAAGTTTTATCCTTAAGGCCTCCTTCGGGTTCGGCTAAGGCATACTTTAAACTTGCAaaatacatctttaataaaggAAAGGTGTAATTTCATTGCTCCAAGAGGTATTAGATCAAACAGATTGTGCCTATACAACCAAAACAAGGCACTAACCTACAAAAATGTACAAGAAGTGCTCTACAACCAAAATAAGACATCGATCTACAAAATAAAGAGAGCCATGAACCTCCTGCATAGGTTAGATAAACCGACTCCATAACTCCAAAAGCAATCGGGTAATGAATCAAGCATTTAGTCGAGGCAATGAGTCGAGGTTATAGTCGAAAGACATCTTGCTCTCTATCtggacattttggtcctcgagatagtTGATGAAGGGGTTCTCCTCAAGCTTCATCTCGGGATACCTCGCCTTAAAGCAAGCTAAGACGATCAGGTACTTGAACTGGTATGAGGCAACCCCTAACCTCTCTAGCCCCTTTATAAACTTGATAGACACCTTGTAATCGGTAATCACTTCTTCTCGATGCCTTAGCACCTTATTCTGCTCGGCTTGTAGCATTTCCCTCAGCTCCCAAGCTTACTCTCCGTCGCGACAACCTTTTTTTTTCGAGTTTCGAGCCGTGCGCCTTCATCGAGTCCAATTCTCGAACGAGCTACAACAGCTCATCCTCCATGACCCAGTTCCGACCCCAAACCTCCTTCAGCTGTTTGCAAAAGTGGCATGCCCTCGCTCGACTTTCTCTAGCTACCATGCCGGCTCGATCCCCCGAGCCTTCACATTAGCAATGACAGAGGGGTCTGCTCCCGCCTTCTCTAACTTCTCGACCTCCGCTTTTCCCATGCCTGTTGGTCAATAACAATGCTAGCATCTCGTACACAGTTGAGCAAGGTCATCACATAATGATGGTGTTGTAAAAGTAAAGACGAGTGGTTAAGCAGTGTAGAAAACTGAGAAAAGCTAACCACGACCCGGCTTACTAGTACTTCGTTGTGATGGCCATGGTTGAGCAACACCTCCGAGGGGGAGCAGTAGATCTGTTTCGCCACCTCCAAACATAGGGATCCACGGTAGTACCACTCTGAGGCTTCCCCATCGCCCCACACCTTATGCCCCTCCTACAAGCCCTCCCATTTGGCTGAAGTGGTGCACTTGAGGTTGGGTCGGGTAGATTGGCTACTGTCAAAGCCGCGAAAGCCCAAGACTTCCCCCTGCACAAGTCGACCATCGGCCTCGTTCTTTCCCCCTCTTGTCCCGAGGGGGACCTGACCCGTGTAAAGATAAATCCACTACGATTGAGACGCAAAGCCAAATGTGACTGAGACACATGAGTCGAGAAAAATTGATCGTGTTAGAAGACCTGCTATGATAGAGGAACATAATGCTCATAACCTCCCTTTAGACCTAGCTGCTGTCGAAGTTTCATCTATAAATAGTTCATAGTTAATATTAAACGAATAGCTAATAGATAAGATCAGCTAATAGCTAAAATTTTGTAGTTTCCTCAATCAAGGCGAATGGCGCCTGAGTCGCATAAGTCAGAAAAATCTGATATGCATGAAGACAAATCCGCTACGACGGAGGCACAAGACCAAATGCGTCGGAGTCATGTAAGTTAGGAAAACTCGACCCGCGTGAAGATAAATCCGCTACGATGAAAGCACAAAGCCAAATACACCCAATGCATGAATTGAAAAAACCTGATCCCCACCAAGATAGATCTGCTACGACAAAAACACAAAGCCAAATGTGCCCGAAAAGCGTAAATCAAGAAATCTGGACCCGCACCAAGAGAAATCTGCTATAACAAAAACACAAGCCCAACATGCCCAAAACATCTAGATTAAAAAATCCCAACTAGCAAGACGCGATCCTGAATGCTCCTATGTTAGACAAAATAAACAACACGATTCGAACCCCTCTCGTAAAAGGCCCACATAAGGCCTATGGGAGGAAAAGGCCCAGATGGCTTGCTGCCCACTTGCCCACGTGGACAGGAGTCCAAGAAGCAACTCGGGCCAGTTACAAATCATCTTCCCTATgaaatattcataggaatatttTGTAGGAATCTAAGGGGCAGCTTGGGGCAGTTACAAATTACCTCCCCAGTAAAATATTCATGAGAATATTTCATCCGTCAAATATAAAAACACACCCTCAACTCTAGGTATAGGGGCGTTGAAATCAAAAACATAAATCCACAAAAGTTGACTTTGGGACTAACTTGAGCGAGGGATCAACTCGGGAAGTCTCTCTCGATTTAGTTCTTTGTGCAAGTAACAACACCTTGGAGCCACCTTGGTCACCACCTCGAACAATCCTATGTATACGTATCAAGGCCACGTCAAACTAATAACGATGTCAACGATATTTTCCCAACACTGTCTTATAGGAAACCATGACTTTGGGCTCATAATATCATCGTAGAACATAGTGATGCCATATGAATTGCATAATTGATTTCGAATTCTGATGTTGTTAACTTGACTCTTAGTTTTTGTGCAGAAAAATAAGAATGCATACGTTTAACTCATAATTCCGATGTATAAACTTATCATTGTATGGAAGCAAAAACAAAGGTTGATTTCGAACATTGGGAACAGAAATGATTTCAACAGATGCCTAAGGTTGTTGATGTGATCATTGGAATGAATGAGGTGACTGTAAAAGACCTTAATTTAGCATATTATGTATTTATCAGATATAACCTCTGTCTTTTTGAAGAGAAGAGGAAGCGGACAATCACATCTGGGATTTCTTGTTGTCCACTAAACTCTCCCACCTAATCTTCTCCACCTTCAACTAATATATCGTCCACTAAAATTTATGGTAATCCACTATTAGAACTTTGGAACATGATATTTCTATGGATGAGTTTAGTGTAGTGTGTGCAGAAGATGAGATTGCTTACTTGGATGGCTCCGCCAACCTGAATGGGCTTCGCTTCCGCCTCTACTTCTTCGCCGAGCAGAGCAGCCTTGACGTGGTTGGTGCAGAGTTGGACGCCCGCCACTCGTCGGAACCCGGAGGCCACATAGGCTCC belongs to Musa acuminata AAA Group cultivar baxijiao chromosome BXJ3-5, Cavendish_Baxijiao_AAA, whole genome shotgun sequence and includes:
- the LOC135638347 gene encoding uncharacterized protein LOC135638347, translated to MASATARLAFPFHHLHSSKPTKTSLPLPCLTSKVSAYPIKPSPHLHFAVSSVDVSKEDKPLSSQPDDTSSSPEPSPSEDEKKLDPRRLEERFAVLNTGIYECRSCGYRYDEAAGDPSYPIPPGFQFEKLPDDWRCPTCGAAKSFFESKSVEIAGFAQNQQFGLGGNSLTSGQKALLIYGGLLLGFLFFISGYFLQ
- the LOC103985845 gene encoding 1,4-dihydroxy-2-naphthoyl-CoA thioesterase 1, whose protein sequence is MTEAEDSSSPPPPMASIDRTLHALGFQYTLISPGKLTGRLKVTETCCQPFDVLNGGVSALVAESVASLGAYVASGFRRVAGVQLCTNHVKAALLGEEVEAEAKPIQVGGAIQVWEVQIRKIDPSPSGSKALLSTSKVTLLCYRQAPHSVEDYAETIKKYAKL